The genomic DNA ATCCGGGCCTTGCGCGAAATTGAACGTCAGTTGATCCCGCACTACGGGGCCGATTGCCCCGTCGCCGTGATCTACCGTGTCGGGTGGCCGGACGAACAGATCATCCGTGGAACGCTGTCTGATATTCGCGCCAAAGTCCGGGATGCCAAAATCACCAGAACGGCACTGATTCTCCTTGGACCAGCGTTGGCAAACGACAACGGTTTTCCGGACTCCGCACTTTATGATGCAGCCAAACCCCATGTTTTAAGGCCGAAAGCTAAAGCCTGGGTGTGAAGCCATGATTGTCATAAAAGGTTAACTTGACCGAAACATATTATCGGCCATCCTGTGGCTTTGGGAATGGAGTTACCAATGCTTGAATCACTGCCGCAATCGATCCGCGACGAACTGCACGCAGCGCAATCGAAAGCCGCTGCAAAGAAGGCCCGACTGCGGGTTGAGGCGAATGGCGAAAGCTACCGGATTGACCGCATGACGGGCACGGGCTTCGCGCTTGATATTGAAGACGCGCCAAAGCTGCGCGGCCTTGTCGATATCTACGACGGCGGTCGCCACGTCAGCCAGTGTCTGATTGTAGCTGCCGCGCAGAACGGCGAACAGATGGTCTACGAATTCAAACGCAACACTGCAGCAGGCGACGGTGCACCGCTCGACTTTGAACGGTTGGAAAATGCGCCGATCGCCTTACTGGGCCGCTAGTTACTGCAAATCGCTAAAGGCATAGCGCATCCGTGCGACAGCGTCGTCGATCATGGCGCGTGGTGCGCCAATATTGAAGCGGTGGTGCAAGGCACCCCCAAGACCAAGACCGCCGCCCGGTGTGGGCAAAACGTGGGCTGTGTTGTGGAGACGTTTGCGAATTTCGGCGTCCGACATTCCGGTGTCACTAAAATCGACCCAAGCCAGAAACGTGGATTGCATCGGCATCGCCGTAACGCCAGGGATCGCGTTCATCCCGTCGCACAACGCCTGCCTGTTGCCGTCCAGCACCTGCATCAAAGCATCAACCCATGCCGCACCTTCGGGTGTATAGGCTGCACAGGTCAAATCTGCGCCCAAGCGGTTCGGCTGAATATCCATCGCCGCATACAACGCCGCAAAACGGTCGCGCAAAGTCGCGTCGGGGATGATAACATAACCGGTCCGCAGTCCTGCAATATCAAAGGTTTTGGACGCCGCCGACATCACCACAAGGTGTTGCAGCGCATCCGGTGCGTTCAGCGCAGTCGGCGTGTGTTTATGACCGGCAAACGTCAGATCCATGTGGATTTCGTCTGACAGCAGCAGCAGATCGTTGCGGGTGCAGAAGGCTGACAGGGCCTGTATCTCGGCCGGTTCCCAAACGCGGCCAGCGGGGTTATGCGGGCTGCAAAACAACACCGCCTTTTCAGTACCCGTCAGCTGCGCCTCAAGTGTCGCAAGGTCCATGCGGAACAGTCCGCCGTCATCAATCACCAGTGCAGATTCGACCATGACGCGACCATTGCGGCGAATCTTATTGGCGAATTCATGGTAGACAGGGCTGAAAATGATGATCCCGTCACCCGGTTCGGTCAGCGACTGCAACGTCAGGCCAACTGCGTTGCCGATTCCATGGGTGGCAAAAACATGGGCAGGATCGGGCCGCCAGCCGTGTCGGTTCTGATACCACCATGCAACTCGTTCAGCGAACTCGTCATAGTCGAAATATCCATACTCGCCACAATCCATCAAAGACTGGGTGGCCGTCTGCAAAAATGGCGCAGGCTGGAAATCCATTTGCGCAATCCACATGGGAATCATGTCGCCATCTGCGGGCCGCCCCAACAGCGCGCCCATATTTTCCCATTTTGTGCTGCGTCCGGTGGTGATGTTTTTTGGGGTCTCAAAGTCGAATTGCATCAGGCTAGATCCTTTTGATTTTGACGAAAACTAATGGACGCCAATCCAAGCGCAAGATCAAAGTCCACCCCGTTGCGCTTTGTGGGCTTCGCGACTAAATGAACCGCATGACTTTACGCTCAATCCTGCTCCACCCCGACCCGCGGCTTAAATCCGTGGCTGACCCCGTGGCAACGGTCGATAAGACCTTGCACGCTTTGGCTGACGACATGCTCGAAACCATGTACAATGCGCCGGGCATAGGTCTTGCCGCGCCGCAGCTTGGCATCATGCAGCGGATGCTGGTGATGGATTGCATCAAGGACGACATGGAAACGCCGCAGCCAATGGTGTTGATCAATCCGCGCGTCATTTTCGCGTCGAGCGACACAAACATCTACGACGAAGGCTGCCTGTCCATCCCCGATCAATACGCAGAGGTGGAACGCCCCGCAGTGGTCAAAGTCGAATGGATGAATTTGGATGGTAAGACGCAACAGGAAGAATTTTCCGACCTCTGGGCGACCTGCGTGCAGCATGAAATTGACCATTTGAACGGCAAGCTGTTCATCGACTATCTCAAGCCGCTTAGACGTCAGATGATTACCCGCAAAATGCAAAAACTGAAACGTGAGATCGCCCGTGGTAACGCGTGATATCCGCCTGTGGCCGCACGCAGTCCTGACACAAACCTGCGCGCCTGCGTCCCTAAACGATCCTGACCTCGACGGACTGATCGAAGACTTATTTGACACCATGTATCACGCCAAAGGTCGCGTTCTTGCTGCCCCGCAGATTGGTGTCACGAAACGGGTCTTCGTCGTTGACGTGACGTGGAAAGACGGTATCCGCGATCCGCGTGCGTTCATTAACCCGCAGATCACCGAAACCGCTGGCGACACAGTGTTTATGGACGAGCAATGCCTTTCCATCCCCGACACACCGATGCCTGTCGCCCGTCCCGAAGCCGTCCAACTGCGTTGGGCCAACCGCGACGGTGGGCTTGAGACCGCACCCTTTGACGGCATCCTCGCCCGTTGTATCCAGCATGAACTTGACCATTTAAATGGCACCGTGATTTTCGACCATCAATCCCCCGAGGTCCGCGCTGAATTGGAAGTCGCCTATGCCCCGTAGACAGTTCATCCCGTGGCCCGCAAAAATTCTGCGAACACCCGCCGCCGAGGTACCTGAGATCACGGACGACATCTGCGCCCTGTGGGATGAAATGATCGACGCGATGGACGCCATGCCCGGCGTCGGCCTTGCGGCACCGCAATTGGGCGTGTCCCTGCGATTGGCCGTGGTAGATGCGTCTGACAAACGCGGTCAGGCGATCCGTATGGCCAACCCGATCATTCTGCACGCGTCACACGAACTGCGCTTGCACGAAGAAGCCTCACCCAATCTAGTTGGCATGTCCGCATCGCTCGAACGGCCCCGTGCCGTGACGGTCCGGTTCATGAATGAAGCAGGCATGTATGACCGCCAAGATTTTGTCGGCCTCTGGGCGACCAGTGTGCAGCACCAGATCGATCATTTGGATGGGAAGATGTATTTCGACCGCCTGAGCCGCACCAAACGCGATATGCTGCTGAAAAAGGCCCGCAAATTGAACGGGTGAATCTGTTGCCAAGCAGCCCTTCGGGGAGAGTTTTCTGGCCAAAGTGATGAAAACAGGTTTTCCACCTGTAATGAAGGGGTAAGAGATGCGTATTATTTTTATGGGGACCCCCGATTTTTCGGTGCCTATTTTGAACGCGCTCTTGGAAGCAGGGCACGATATATGCGCTGTCTATTCCCAACCCCCCAGACCCGCCGGACGCGGCAAAAAAGATCGCCTCAGCCCAGTACAAGCGCGCGCCGAAACCCTTGGGCTGAATGTGCGCACCCCGGTATCGCTGAAAGACTGCGACACACAGGCGAGTTTTGCTGCGCTGAATGCCGATATCGCTGTTGTCGTTGCCTATGGTCTAATCCTACCGCAGGCCGTGTTGGACGCACCCGCGATGGGGTGCCTTAATATCCATGCGTCG from Octadecabacter antarcticus 307 includes the following:
- the def gene encoding peptide deformylase, whose translation is MVTRDIRLWPHAVLTQTCAPASLNDPDLDGLIEDLFDTMYHAKGRVLAAPQIGVTKRVFVVDVTWKDGIRDPRAFINPQITETAGDTVFMDEQCLSIPDTPMPVARPEAVQLRWANRDGGLETAPFDGILARCIQHELDHLNGTVIFDHQSPEVRAELEVAYAP
- the def gene encoding peptide deformylase, with amino-acid sequence MTLRSILLHPDPRLKSVADPVATVDKTLHALADDMLETMYNAPGIGLAAPQLGIMQRMLVMDCIKDDMETPQPMVLINPRVIFASSDTNIYDEGCLSIPDQYAEVERPAVVKVEWMNLDGKTQQEEFSDLWATCVQHEIDHLNGKLFIDYLKPLRRQMITRKMQKLKREIARGNA
- a CDS encoding MalY/PatB family protein, which encodes MQFDFETPKNITTGRSTKWENMGALLGRPADGDMIPMWIAQMDFQPAPFLQTATQSLMDCGEYGYFDYDEFAERVAWWYQNRHGWRPDPAHVFATHGIGNAVGLTLQSLTEPGDGIIIFSPVYHEFANKIRRNGRVMVESALVIDDGGLFRMDLATLEAQLTGTEKAVLFCSPHNPAGRVWEPAEIQALSAFCTRNDLLLLSDEIHMDLTFAGHKHTPTALNAPDALQHLVVMSAASKTFDIAGLRTGYVIIPDATLRDRFAALYAAMDIQPNRLGADLTCAAYTPEGAAWVDALMQVLDGNRQALCDGMNAIPGVTAMPMQSTFLAWVDFSDTGMSDAEIRKRLHNTAHVLPTPGGGLGLGGALHHRFNIGAPRAMIDDAVARMRYAFSDLQ
- the def gene encoding peptide deformylase; its protein translation is MPRRQFIPWPAKILRTPAAEVPEITDDICALWDEMIDAMDAMPGVGLAAPQLGVSLRLAVVDASDKRGQAIRMANPIILHASHELRLHEEASPNLVGMSASLERPRAVTVRFMNEAGMYDRQDFVGLWATSVQHQIDHLDGKMYFDRLSRTKRDMLLKKARKLNG